The Nitrospira sp. genome contains a region encoding:
- a CDS encoding urea carboxylase-associated family protein, producing MTASHIIRIPPQSGRSFTIKRGQLLRVIDPLGEQVSDLFSFSEQDHDCRLSSGRSLDYASRIYLTTGDILYANDSRPMFTILEDTVRLHDFLLTPCSQEMFEILYKHNGHHPSCFENLYLSLKEYGISGADISTTFNIFMNVKIDPQGALTVGIPISKAGDHIDLRAEMDMVCGLTACSAEGSNNGHFKPIDFSILG from the coding sequence ATGACCGCTTCTCACATCATCCGCATTCCACCGCAGAGTGGCCGCTCGTTTACGATCAAACGGGGCCAACTATTACGGGTTATCGACCCTCTTGGCGAACAGGTGTCTGATCTCTTTTCATTCAGCGAGCAAGATCATGACTGCCGCTTGTCCTCCGGCAGATCATTGGACTATGCGAGCCGGATCTACTTAACAACTGGTGATATTCTCTATGCAAACGACAGCAGACCGATGTTCACTATTCTCGAAGACACTGTCCGCTTGCATGACTTCCTTCTAACACCCTGCAGCCAGGAGATGTTTGAGATTCTGTACAAGCACAACGGCCATCATCCAAGCTGCTTCGAGAACCTTTATCTTTCCCTGAAGGAATACGGCATTTCAGGAGCCGACATCTCTACGACATTTAATATCTTCATGAACGTCAAGATCGACCCACAAGGAGCGTTGACGGTCGGCATACCAATATCCAAGGCCGGTGACCACATTGACCTGCGGGCCGAGATGGATATGGTATGTGGCCTAACAGCCTGTTCCGCTGAAGGATCAAACAACGGCCATTTCAAGCCAATAGACTTTTCTATCCTGGGTTGA
- a CDS encoding methane monooxygenase/ammonia monooxygenase subunit C, translated as MASDRGYDISQWYDSKPVKLGWLAILGIGVFWVLYQRAFGYSHGLDSMTPEFDSVWMGLWRFNILANAVFFAVTIGWIWVTRDRNLANLDHKLELKRYFYWMGWLVCYIWGVYYAGSYTLEQDAAWHQVIIRDTSFTASHIVAFYGTFPLYITCGVASYLYAQTRLPLYAQATSFPLVAAVVGPMFILPNVGLNEWGHAFWFVDELFSAPLHWGFVTLGWCGLFGAAGGVAAQIVSRMSNLADVIWNNAPKSILDPFPSQVGPGHKTVY; from the coding sequence ATGGCAAGTGACAGAGGGTACGATATTTCGCAGTGGTATGACTCGAAGCCGGTGAAGTTGGGCTGGCTGGCGATCCTGGGGATCGGGGTGTTTTGGGTGCTGTATCAACGGGCCTTCGGGTACTCGCACGGGTTAGACTCCATGACCCCGGAGTTCGATTCGGTGTGGATGGGGCTGTGGCGCTTTAACATTTTAGCGAACGCCGTGTTCTTTGCCGTGACGATCGGCTGGATTTGGGTGACGCGGGACCGGAACCTGGCGAACCTGGACCACAAGCTGGAGCTGAAGCGGTACTTTTACTGGATGGGGTGGCTGGTGTGCTACATCTGGGGCGTGTACTACGCGGGCAGCTATACGCTGGAGCAAGATGCGGCGTGGCACCAAGTGATCATCCGGGACACGAGCTTCACGGCGAGCCACATTGTGGCGTTCTACGGGACGTTCCCGTTGTACATCACGTGCGGGGTGGCGAGCTACCTGTATGCGCAGACGCGGTTACCGTTGTACGCGCAGGCGACGTCGTTCCCGCTGGTGGCGGCGGTGGTGGGGCCGATGTTCATCCTGCCGAACGTGGGGTTGAACGAGTGGGGGCATGCGTTCTGGTTCGTCGATGAATTGTTCTCGGCCCCGTTGCACTGGGGCTTTGTGACGTTGGGGTGGTGCGGGTTGTTCGGGGCAGCGGGCGGGGTGGCGGCGCAGATCGTGAGCCGGATGTCGAATCTGGCGGACGTGATCTGGAACAACGCGCCGAAGAGCATCCTGGATCCGTTCCCCAGCCAAGTGGGCCCCGGGCACAAGACCGTGTACTAA
- the ttcA gene encoding tRNA 2-thiocytidine(32) synthetase TtcA — MLIPLTPTLSHKLDEETEKMQTRLCRLVGQAIADYHLIDDGDKVMVCLSGGKDSYGLLDILLVLQRRAPIRFGVVAVNLDQRQPGFPEQVLPQYLSSRGIPFHIESRDTYSIVKRLIPEGQTTCSLCSRLRRGHLYRIATELGATKIALGHHRDDIIETLFLNLFYSGKLKAIPPKLRSKDGRHIVIRPLAMVKETDLARYAELRAFPIIPCDLCGSQEDLKRKKVKALLQEWERTSPGCSDSIAAAVGNVAPALLMDPQLFDFKSLASVVGSQTEGDAWLDQEPPPP, encoded by the coding sequence ATGCTTATCCCGCTCACGCCAACACTCTCGCACAAATTAGACGAAGAAACAGAGAAGATGCAAACGCGTCTTTGCCGGCTGGTGGGCCAGGCGATTGCTGACTATCACCTCATCGATGATGGCGACAAAGTGATGGTCTGCCTGTCAGGCGGTAAAGACAGTTATGGTCTGCTGGATATTTTACTCGTGTTGCAGCGCCGGGCTCCAATTCGTTTCGGTGTAGTCGCCGTCAATCTCGACCAACGGCAGCCGGGATTCCCGGAACAGGTACTTCCACAGTACCTGAGCAGTCGAGGAATCCCTTTCCACATAGAATCCCGTGATACCTATTCAATCGTGAAGCGACTCATCCCTGAGGGGCAGACCACGTGTTCATTGTGCTCACGGTTACGGCGAGGACATTTGTATCGCATCGCCACTGAGCTTGGCGCCACCAAGATCGCGCTTGGCCATCACCGTGACGACATCATTGAAACCTTGTTTTTGAATCTTTTCTATTCGGGGAAACTCAAAGCCATCCCCCCGAAACTTCGTTCGAAGGATGGGCGACACATCGTCATCCGACCGCTGGCCATGGTCAAAGAGACCGACCTTGCACGATATGCCGAGCTGCGGGCGTTCCCGATCATTCCATGCGATCTCTGTGGGTCGCAGGAAGACCTCAAAAGAAAAAAAGTGAAGGCATTACTCCAGGAATGGGAGCGAACCTCGCCGGGCTGTTCAGACAGCATCGCCGCAGCGGTCGGGAACGTCGCCCCTGCTCTCCTCATGGATCCTCAACTCTTTGATTTTAAGTCGCTTGCATCAGTTGTAGGTAGTCAGACCGAGGGTGATGCTTGGCTAGACCAGGAACCGCCTCCTCCATAA
- a CDS encoding putative zinc-binding metallopeptidase, with product MDRTIFDVHKAPIIGQDEPKWASWSDEALLDLPMCDLHVGLKGGFLEQPIAELTRELEECRLLFRPHFWLSNEWFTPDGVPGIAIPFYLAHPRLAKLEQAQLLEVEGGTTEWCLRILRHEAGHAIENAYKIRRRKTRQQIFGKSSQQYPLYYSPRPYSRSFVRHLDLWYAQSHPDEDFAETFAVWLTPDSLWEERYRGWPVLKKLRYVDGLMKELRGVSPSVTTCEEVDALSTLKKTLREHYERKRRHYGIERQLQYDPDLKRLFSTMPCHANKLSAATFLNRFRREVRRKVAAWTGEYQYTIDQVLEDMIQRCRELNLRVPIAEEQAKLDFTILLTVQTMNFLRSGRHRVAL from the coding sequence ATGGATCGCACGATTTTCGATGTTCACAAGGCTCCGATCATCGGTCAGGACGAGCCCAAATGGGCATCCTGGTCGGATGAAGCGCTATTGGACCTCCCGATGTGCGACTTGCACGTGGGGCTCAAAGGCGGATTTCTCGAACAACCCATCGCTGAACTGACTCGCGAACTGGAAGAATGTCGCTTGTTGTTTCGGCCGCATTTCTGGCTCTCCAACGAGTGGTTTACACCGGATGGTGTGCCTGGGATTGCCATCCCCTTCTATCTGGCCCATCCTCGTCTCGCGAAGCTGGAACAAGCCCAATTGCTGGAAGTGGAAGGCGGGACGACGGAGTGGTGTTTGCGCATTCTTCGCCATGAAGCTGGCCACGCCATTGAGAACGCCTACAAGATTCGCCGCCGGAAAACGCGTCAGCAAATTTTTGGCAAGTCCTCCCAGCAGTATCCACTGTACTACTCCCCCCGGCCCTACAGTCGAAGCTTCGTGCGCCATCTGGACTTGTGGTACGCCCAAAGCCATCCAGATGAGGACTTCGCTGAAACGTTTGCCGTCTGGCTCACACCGGACTCATTATGGGAAGAACGGTACCGGGGTTGGCCCGTGCTCAAGAAACTCCGATATGTCGATGGGCTCATGAAGGAACTCCGAGGGGTCTCTCCTTCCGTCACGACATGCGAAGAAGTCGATGCGCTTTCCACCCTGAAAAAGACACTGCGCGAACACTACGAACGCAAACGCAGACATTACGGAATCGAACGGCAGTTGCAGTACGACCCGGATTTAAAGCGACTCTTTTCTACAATGCCATGCCACGCAAATAAGTTGAGTGCCGCCACCTTTCTCAATCGGTTCCGTCGAGAGGTACGGCGTAAAGTCGCCGCGTGGACCGGCGAGTACCAATACACAATCGATCAGGTCCTGGAGGATATGATTCAACGATGCCGGGAACTTAATCTGCGGGTTCCCATCGCGGAGGAGCAAGCCAAACTGGACTTCACCATCCTTTTGACCGTTCAGACCATGAATTTTCTGCGCAGCGGACGGCATCGGGTGGCCTTATGA
- a CDS encoding ATP-grasp domain-containing protein has product MKRLRVLVLMHEDLVPPDQVESYDPESVEWRTEYDVVSTLKKLGHEVSPLGVKNELGVIHTAIDHVKPDIVFNLLEEFAGVAVYDQHVVSYLELLNLAYTGCNPRGLMLARDKVLTKKVLSFHRIPYPEFIEVPQGRAVKRPKWLTYPLIVKSVSEEASLGISQASIVVDDDKLGERVAFIHNSVGTGALIEQYIEGREFYVGIIGNAQLQVLPVWELIMDKLPDDAKRIATERVKWSRTYQKKYGITSREAENLPEGKAEEIQDLAKQVYRALGLSGYARIDMRMNTDGGLYVLEANPNPQIAEDEDFADSAKKVGYQYKELLQELLNVGLRWRPAKAA; this is encoded by the coding sequence ATGAAGCGACTGCGGGTGCTCGTCCTCATGCATGAAGACCTTGTTCCTCCCGACCAGGTGGAAAGCTACGACCCGGAATCCGTTGAGTGGCGGACAGAGTACGACGTCGTCTCTACGCTGAAGAAACTCGGCCATGAGGTCTCCCCGCTGGGAGTCAAGAACGAGCTCGGCGTGATTCACACGGCCATCGACCATGTGAAGCCGGACATCGTCTTTAACCTTTTGGAAGAGTTCGCGGGTGTAGCCGTCTATGATCAGCACGTCGTGTCGTACCTTGAACTCCTGAACCTGGCCTACACCGGTTGTAACCCGCGTGGATTGATGTTGGCCCGCGACAAAGTCCTGACTAAGAAGGTGTTGTCCTTTCATCGAATCCCCTACCCTGAGTTCATTGAGGTGCCTCAAGGACGTGCGGTCAAGCGGCCTAAATGGCTGACTTATCCCTTGATCGTCAAATCGGTCAGCGAGGAGGCCTCGCTGGGAATCTCGCAAGCGTCGATTGTCGTGGACGATGACAAGCTGGGTGAGCGGGTGGCATTTATTCACAATAGCGTGGGAACCGGAGCTCTGATCGAGCAGTACATCGAAGGTCGTGAGTTCTATGTGGGGATCATCGGCAATGCGCAGCTGCAAGTCTTGCCGGTGTGGGAACTCATCATGGACAAGCTGCCGGATGACGCCAAACGTATCGCCACCGAGCGGGTGAAATGGAGCCGGACGTATCAAAAGAAGTACGGGATCACTTCACGAGAGGCTGAGAATCTGCCGGAGGGCAAAGCTGAAGAAATTCAGGATCTCGCCAAGCAGGTCTATCGTGCACTCGGGCTCAGCGGCTATGCCCGGATCGATATGCGGATGAATACCGACGGGGGACTCTACGTCCTGGAAGCAAATCCCAACCCACAGATCGCCGAAGATGAAGACTTCGCCGATTCAGCCAAGAAGGTCGGCTACCAGTACAAGGAACTGCTGCAAGAACTCCTGAACGTCGGCCTTCGCTGGCGCCCCGCCAAAGCCGCATGA
- a CDS encoding 2,3-bisphosphoglycerate-dependent phosphoglycerate mutase, which produces MARLVLLRHGESQWNLENRFTGWVDVPLSAKGVEEAKQAGEKLREIRFDRAFTSVLTRANETLRIVLETIGQTAISIEKDKALNERMYGELQGLNKAETAMKYGDAQVKIWRRSYDVRPPGGESLKDTAERALPYYERMIKPHILRGETIIVAAHGNSLRALVMELDQLSKEEVLELNIPTGVPLLYEFDERGKVLSHRYL; this is translated from the coding sequence ATGGCTCGATTAGTGTTGCTACGTCATGGTGAATCGCAATGGAACCTGGAAAATCGTTTTACCGGTTGGGTGGACGTGCCGCTCTCCGCAAAAGGGGTCGAAGAAGCCAAACAAGCCGGTGAAAAGCTTCGGGAGATTAGGTTCGATCGTGCCTTCACATCAGTCCTCACCCGCGCGAATGAGACCCTGAGAATTGTCTTGGAGACCATCGGGCAAACCGCTATTTCCATCGAGAAGGACAAGGCGCTGAATGAACGGATGTATGGCGAGCTACAGGGGCTGAACAAGGCTGAAACCGCCATGAAGTACGGCGACGCGCAAGTGAAAATCTGGCGGAGAAGTTATGATGTGAGGCCGCCGGGTGGCGAAAGTCTTAAAGATACGGCAGAACGCGCGTTACCGTATTATGAGAGGATGATCAAACCACACATCCTGAGGGGAGAAACCATCATTGTGGCCGCGCATGGCAATAGTCTTCGCGCATTGGTGATGGAGTTGGACCAGTTGTCGAAAGAAGAGGTCTTGGAGCTGAACATCCCAACCGGCGTACCGCTGCTCTATGAATTCGATGAACGCGGTAAGGTATTGTCGCACCGCTATCTCTGA
- a CDS encoding DUF2628 domain-containing protein, which yields MTACGQCHQQNPDDANFCHQCGTKLVEVKAATETAETSTDRVIPVEDTLWRQFIGPNADHYMAVFKKFSSKGQPRFALSWNWPAFLYISFLWFLYRKMYLHAFVYAVGPMVSTYLTGDFSAGIVWSIMAGATANYLYYWHCREHIAEIKKAGQLDAPALEGALKESGGVQPYVIWVGVFFYIIFLATLIKMAQDGSLDFDKSPSKPAKQSVMTAPA from the coding sequence ATGACGGCTTGTGGTCAGTGCCACCAACAGAATCCGGACGACGCCAATTTCTGTCATCAGTGCGGAACCAAGCTGGTCGAAGTCAAGGCCGCCACTGAGACGGCGGAGACTTCCACCGACCGGGTGATTCCAGTCGAGGACACCCTGTGGCGTCAGTTCATCGGCCCCAATGCCGACCACTACATGGCCGTCTTCAAGAAGTTTTCATCGAAAGGCCAACCGCGGTTCGCGCTGTCCTGGAACTGGCCGGCATTTCTCTACATCTCTTTTCTATGGTTTCTGTACCGCAAAATGTATCTGCACGCGTTCGTCTATGCCGTAGGTCCGATGGTTTCGACGTATCTCACGGGAGATTTTTCCGCCGGCATCGTCTGGAGCATCATGGCGGGGGCCACCGCAAACTACCTGTACTATTGGCATTGCCGTGAGCATATTGCCGAGATCAAGAAAGCCGGCCAGTTGGATGCTCCTGCCCTAGAAGGCGCCCTGAAAGAATCGGGCGGGGTGCAGCCCTACGTCATCTGGGTCGGCGTGTTCTTCTACATTATCTTTCTGGCTACGCTCATAAAGATGGCTCAAGATGGCTCACTCGATTTCGATAAGTCGCCAAGCAAACCGGCGAAGCAATCGGTGATGACGGCGCCGGCTTGA
- a CDS encoding acetylornithine transaminase encodes MPTEELKDEAAKYLMQTYGRQPVSIVRGRGAKVYDLEGREYLDFVGGIAVNILGHGHPDLVKTIQRQAAQLIHTSNLYYTEPQVKLARLLVDHSFADRVFFCNSGAEANEAAIKLARRYGHERHGAARFEVITMKNSFHGRTLGMITATGQEKVQKGFEPLMPGFAYAPFNDFSAIESMVNEQTAAIMLEPIQAEGGVHVANQDYLKSLRELCTQQDILLIFDEIQTGMGRTGTFFAYEQFGVQPDVMTLAKGLAGGVPIGACLAKESVAAAFTPGSHASTFGGNPLACAAALTVCQVLLEGRVLDQAKRMGEYLAKGLADCKDRHRIVQDVRGLGLLQGMELEIDAKTIVADALARGVLINAANERVLRFVPPLIITQNEIDKLIELLGTLFTQRQVAGKGSHH; translated from the coding sequence ATGCCGACCGAGGAATTGAAAGACGAGGCCGCAAAGTACCTTATGCAGACCTACGGCCGTCAGCCGGTCTCAATCGTACGCGGGCGAGGCGCCAAGGTGTATGACCTGGAGGGACGAGAGTATCTGGATTTCGTCGGCGGGATCGCCGTCAATATCTTGGGGCATGGTCATCCGGATCTCGTGAAGACGATCCAACGTCAAGCGGCACAACTCATTCACACATCAAACCTCTATTACACCGAACCTCAGGTAAAGCTGGCTCGCTTGCTGGTGGACCACTCGTTCGCCGATCGCGTGTTCTTCTGCAACAGCGGAGCCGAAGCCAATGAAGCGGCGATCAAACTGGCACGACGGTATGGACATGAGCGACATGGAGCGGCCCGATTCGAAGTGATCACGATGAAGAACTCGTTCCATGGCCGTACGCTGGGAATGATCACAGCCACGGGACAAGAAAAAGTTCAGAAAGGCTTCGAACCGCTGATGCCCGGGTTTGCTTATGCCCCGTTCAATGATTTCAGCGCAATCGAGTCCATGGTCAACGAACAAACGGCAGCAATCATGCTGGAGCCGATTCAGGCGGAAGGCGGCGTGCATGTCGCCAACCAGGATTATTTGAAGAGCCTGCGTGAGCTCTGTACGCAACAAGACATTCTCCTTATTTTCGACGAAATCCAAACCGGCATGGGCAGAACCGGCACATTCTTCGCCTATGAACAATTCGGTGTGCAGCCCGACGTCATGACCCTGGCAAAGGGCCTTGCGGGGGGAGTACCGATCGGGGCCTGCCTCGCGAAGGAGTCGGTCGCCGCAGCGTTTACACCCGGCTCCCATGCGTCGACATTCGGTGGAAACCCGCTGGCTTGTGCCGCCGCGCTGACCGTGTGTCAGGTGCTGCTCGAGGGACGAGTGCTCGATCAAGCGAAACGCATGGGTGAATATCTGGCGAAGGGGTTGGCCGACTGTAAAGACCGCCATCGAATCGTGCAGGACGTGCGAGGCCTCGGTTTGCTGCAGGGTATGGAGTTGGAGATTGATGCCAAAACCATCGTAGCCGATGCGTTGGCCCGTGGTGTCTTGATCAATGCCGCGAACGAGCGGGTGCTCCGATTTGTGCCGCCTTTGATCATCACGCAAAATGAGATCGACAAACTTATTGAGCTCCTTGGTACATTGTTCACCCAGCGTCAGGTCGCAGGGAAAGGCTCCCACCACTGA
- the argF gene encoding ornithine carbamoyltransferase, translating to MTGSVRHSRGAEPYAKDLLDVATMPRKQVLDLLRLAMSLKHKQRRGTPHRLLPGKTLGLLFQKPSTRTRVSFEAGMNQLGGHALVLPMGDIQLSRGETVSDTARVLSRYLDGIVIRTYDHSIVEEWSAEASMPVINGLTDHSHPCQALSDLLTIQEIKGRLAGLSLAYIGDGNNVANSLIEAGAKMGMRVAIGCPSGYQPDGRVVDQARADGQATGASIEVLENPLVAVKEADVVYTDVWISMGREREHTRRLRTLAPYQLNKRLLQRAKPDAIVMHCLPAHRGEEITAEVLDGPQSVVIDQAENRLHMQKAILTQLLNRKKGTR from the coding sequence ATGACCGGATCCGTCCGACATAGCAGGGGTGCCGAACCCTATGCCAAAGATCTGTTGGACGTCGCGACGATGCCGCGGAAGCAGGTCCTCGACTTGCTGCGTCTGGCGATGTCTCTTAAGCACAAACAGCGCCGAGGCACACCGCACCGGTTACTACCCGGAAAAACATTGGGGCTGTTGTTTCAGAAACCGTCGACACGGACTCGCGTGTCGTTTGAGGCGGGAATGAACCAGCTGGGTGGCCATGCGCTGGTTCTTCCCATGGGAGACATTCAGCTTTCGCGTGGGGAGACGGTCTCGGACACCGCACGCGTCTTGTCCCGCTACCTGGACGGTATCGTGATTCGGACCTATGACCATTCTATCGTCGAAGAGTGGTCGGCTGAAGCCAGCATGCCGGTTATCAACGGGCTGACGGACCATAGCCATCCCTGTCAGGCGTTGTCCGATCTATTGACGATTCAGGAAATCAAGGGTCGATTGGCGGGGCTCAGCCTTGCCTACATCGGGGATGGAAACAACGTGGCCAATTCGCTGATCGAAGCGGGGGCCAAGATGGGGATGCGTGTGGCGATCGGGTGCCCATCCGGCTATCAGCCGGATGGGCGAGTGGTCGATCAAGCACGGGCAGATGGACAAGCGACCGGCGCCTCCATCGAAGTGTTGGAGAATCCTCTCGTCGCAGTGAAGGAAGCGGATGTCGTGTATACCGACGTCTGGATCAGCATGGGTCGCGAACGGGAGCACACAAGACGATTGCGGACACTTGCCCCTTATCAGCTCAACAAGCGGCTGCTGCAACGGGCGAAACCCGACGCCATCGTCATGCACTGCTTGCCGGCACATCGAGGTGAAGAAATTACAGCGGAGGTGTTGGACGGCCCGCAGTCGGTGGTGATTGATCAAGCCGAAAACCGGTTGCACATGCAAAAGGCAATTTTGACTCAGTTGCTAAACCGAAAGAAAGGTACGCGATAA
- a CDS encoding argininosuccinate synthase, giving the protein MKPKPIKKIVLAYSGGLDTSVILKWLQETYQAEVIAFCADLGQGEDLKAVKAKAQALGVKKVYVEDLRETFVKDYVFPMLRGNAMYEGCYLLGTSIARPLIARRQAEIALKEGAEAVSHGATGKGNDQVRFELTYMALAPSLKIIAPWREWTMRSRRELIEYADRHGIPVTATKAKPYSTDPNLFHVSYEGGILEDPWEAPPDEIFQMTVSPEKAPETPREVEIDYEAGNPVAVDGKKMSPAGLLAHLNRLGGAHGIGRVDLVENRYVGMKSRGVYETPGGTILHVAHRGLESLTMDREVLHFRDSLIPRFADLIYNGYWFSPEREMVQTAIDEAQKDVSGTARVKLYKGSCTLVGRKSKKSLYRLDIATFEEDDVYNQKDAEGFIRLNALRLKIRAQRKKAST; this is encoded by the coding sequence ATGAAGCCAAAGCCGATCAAGAAAATTGTCCTGGCCTATTCAGGCGGACTCGACACTTCAGTCATCCTCAAGTGGTTGCAGGAAACCTATCAGGCCGAAGTCATCGCGTTTTGCGCCGACCTTGGACAGGGTGAAGATTTGAAAGCCGTCAAGGCAAAGGCCCAGGCGCTCGGTGTCAAGAAGGTCTATGTCGAGGATCTGCGAGAAACCTTCGTCAAAGATTACGTGTTCCCCATGTTACGTGGGAATGCCATGTATGAGGGCTGTTATCTCCTCGGCACTTCGATCGCCCGGCCGCTGATCGCCCGCCGACAAGCGGAAATCGCCCTGAAAGAAGGGGCCGAAGCAGTGTCGCACGGAGCCACGGGAAAGGGCAATGATCAGGTACGTTTCGAGCTGACATACATGGCGCTCGCGCCCAGCCTGAAGATCATCGCGCCTTGGCGGGAATGGACCATGCGATCTCGCCGTGAACTGATCGAGTATGCCGATCGCCACGGCATTCCCGTGACTGCGACGAAAGCCAAGCCATACAGCACAGATCCAAATCTGTTTCACGTCAGTTATGAAGGCGGTATTCTCGAAGACCCTTGGGAGGCGCCTCCTGATGAGATATTTCAAATGACCGTCTCGCCGGAAAAGGCACCTGAGACGCCGCGTGAAGTCGAGATCGACTATGAAGCGGGCAACCCCGTCGCGGTCGACGGCAAAAAGATGAGCCCGGCCGGCTTGCTCGCTCACCTCAATAGGTTGGGCGGCGCGCATGGGATCGGCCGGGTCGATCTGGTGGAAAACCGCTATGTCGGGATGAAGTCGCGCGGAGTCTATGAAACACCGGGAGGGACGATTTTACACGTCGCCCATCGCGGGCTCGAATCGCTGACCATGGACCGTGAAGTCCTCCACTTCCGAGACAGTCTGATTCCCCGGTTCGCCGACCTGATTTACAACGGATATTGGTTCAGCCCTGAGCGGGAAATGGTGCAGACAGCCATCGATGAAGCGCAGAAAGACGTGAGCGGCACGGCGCGAGTGAAACTATACAAGGGAAGCTGTACGTTGGTGGGACGAAAATCGAAAAAGTCCCTCTATCGGCTGGACATCGCAACGTTCGAGGAAGACGACGTGTACAATCAAAAAGACGCGGAGGGCTTCATTCGCTTGAACGCATTACGGCTGAAGATCCGTGCTCAGAGGAAAAAGGCGTCGACCTGA
- the argH gene encoding argininosuccinate lyase produces the protein MAKSKRHRKPAGGSKAWEGRFREKTNRLVEAFTRSVAVDSRLYPEDIAGSIAHCKTLEKARVLTPTETRAIVRGLESVKRELDRGQFAFSPQDEDIHMAIERRLTEVIGPLGGKLHTGRSRNDQVALDIRLYLRTQLDELHEGLIELQRVLVAKAGANRAVMMPGYTHLQRAQPVLFAHHLLAYVEMFERDKGRFRDARGRLNVMPLGSGALAGTNYPLNRRYTAELLGFPAVTMNSMDAVSDRDFVIEVASALSIMMMHLSRLSEELIVWASQEFQFVDLPDAFCTGSSMMPQKKNPDVPELVRGKTGRVYGHLVNLLTMLKALPLSYNRDLQEDKPALFDALDTVASSLRVMTELMRRLKINREALKRALHGGGLLATELADYLVMRGVPFREAHGITGRIVRAALDRGRDVADLSIEELQTFCDRIEKGVFSRLTAAAAIDHKTQIGGTAKGRVEQRLKELEQLLS, from the coding sequence ATGGCCAAGAGCAAACGCCACCGGAAACCGGCCGGTGGGAGTAAGGCCTGGGAGGGCCGATTTCGAGAGAAGACCAATCGATTGGTCGAAGCATTTACCCGGTCGGTGGCCGTCGACAGCAGGCTGTACCCCGAGGACATCGCCGGCAGCATCGCTCATTGTAAGACACTGGAAAAGGCACGTGTCCTGACGCCGACGGAGACGCGCGCGATAGTCCGCGGTTTGGAATCAGTCAAACGAGAGTTGGACCGTGGCCAATTTGCATTCTCGCCCCAAGACGAAGATATCCACATGGCGATCGAACGCCGGTTAACTGAAGTGATCGGACCATTGGGGGGGAAACTGCACACGGGACGCAGCCGGAACGATCAAGTGGCATTGGACATTCGGCTGTATTTACGCACGCAGCTGGACGAGCTGCATGAGGGATTAATTGAATTACAACGTGTGCTGGTGGCAAAGGCCGGCGCGAACCGGGCAGTCATGATGCCCGGATACACCCACTTGCAACGGGCTCAGCCGGTCTTGTTTGCACATCACTTGTTGGCGTATGTGGAGATGTTCGAACGAGACAAAGGTCGATTCCGTGACGCGAGAGGCCGGCTCAATGTCATGCCACTGGGGTCGGGCGCTTTGGCTGGTACGAATTATCCGCTGAACCGACGATATACGGCTGAATTACTGGGCTTTCCTGCGGTGACCATGAACAGTATGGATGCGGTCTCCGATCGCGACTTTGTGATTGAAGTGGCCTCAGCCCTTTCGATCATGATGATGCATTTGTCACGGCTGAGTGAAGAGTTGATCGTGTGGGCCTCGCAGGAGTTTCAGTTCGTCGATCTGCCGGATGCCTTCTGCACGGGAAGCAGCATGATGCCGCAGAAGAAGAATCCGGACGTCCCCGAGCTGGTCCGAGGAAAGACGGGGCGCGTATACGGGCACTTGGTCAATCTCCTGACCATGCTGAAAGCCCTGCCCTTAAGTTATAATCGAGATCTGCAAGAGGACAAGCCGGCGCTCTTTGATGCCCTCGATACGGTGGCATCCTCCCTTCGAGTGATGACGGAGTTGATGCGCCGACTCAAAATCAACCGGGAGGCGTTGAAGCGAGCATTGCACGGAGGCGGACTGCTTGCCACGGAACTAGCCGACTACTTGGTCATGAGAGGAGTGCCTTTTCGCGAAGCCCACGGTATCACCGGACGAATTGTCCGGGCTGCCCTTGATCGAGGACGTGACGTGGCCGATTTATCGATCGAGGAGTTACAGACGTTTTGCGACCGGATCGAAAAGGGAGTGTTTTCTCGGCTGACCGCCGCCGCTGCAATCGACCACAAAACACAAATCGGCGGAACAGCCAAGGGGCGGGTTGAGCAACGACTCAAAGAGCTGGAGCAATTGCTCTCATGA